One Manihot esculenta cultivar AM560-2 chromosome 6, M.esculenta_v8, whole genome shotgun sequence DNA segment encodes these proteins:
- the LOC110618202 gene encoding protein NOI4, whose translation MASDKGRPLPKFGEWDVNNPASAEGFTVIFNKARDEKKTKNSPKTMSPKRNDAVRNNNNDSYQTAPKWKWLCCG comes from the exons GATAAAGGCAGGCCCTTGCCCAAGTTTGGTGAGTGGGACGTAAATAACCCTGCCTCAGCTGAAGGATTTACTGTCATATTTAACAAGGCAAGAGATGAGAAGAAAACCAAAAATTCTCCAAAAACCATGTCCCCAAAAAGAAATGATGCTGTGCGCAACAACAATAATGATTCTTATCAGACTGCTCCTAAG TGGAAATGGCTTTGCTGTGGTTGA